From the genome of Brevundimonas sp. NIBR11:
CGAAGATGCGATCAGGCCGCGCCGATGACGCGGCGCCCCCTCCAGCAGATAGGCCACCACGCCCGTGTACTCGCCCCCGACCGAGAACCCCATGACGCAGCGGACGAGCAGCAGGAGCAGGCCAGCCGCAGGCCCGATCAGCCCATAGGTCGGCAGGATCGCCGTCACGATCATGGCCGCCGTCATCAGGGCGACGGACAGCAGCATCGTGTGCCGCCGCCCGAACCGGTCGCCGATGTGCCCGAACACCACCGCCCCGATCGGCCGCATCAGATAGGCCACCGCGAAACCGCCCAACGTGATCAGCAGGCTCTCCTCCCCGCCGCCGAAGAAGACCCGCGACAGGACGGTGGCGAGATAGAGATAGAGGGTGAAGTCATACCATTCGACCACGGTCGAAAAGGCCGCGATGGCCATGGACCGTCTGGTCATCGGGGTGTGGTCGTTGGACATCCCTCACCGTGCACCCCGACGAAGGCTGGGGTCCAGATGAAACCGCAATCGACGCGCGAACGAAACAGGGCGGCGAGACCCTCGCCGCCCCTCTAATCCAAACCGTTCGGAGCCCTACGCCGCCAGACGCCCCAGAAGAGCCGACAGCGCCGCCATCCGCGCCTTGGTCGCGTCGGTTGCGCCCTCGGGAGCCGTGGCCAGTTCGGTCGACAGGCGCCGCGCCGCTCGCTTGTCGGCCGAACCCGAACGCCAGCCCTCGATCACCGCCCGAACGCGCGTCTCCACCCCATCCGCGATCGCATCGGTGCGCGCCAGCTGATCGACGTATGACGCGGCCACGTCGGGGCTGTCGGTCCACTCGATCTTCATCTGGGTCTGCGGGTTGATCTCCTCGGCCACGACGGCCTCGGCCGCAGCGATCTCGGCCGCCGACAGCTGGTCCGAAGGCAGCAGCTTCAGCACATCGAGGCCGCGTGCGATCTCGCTGGAATAGACGCGGCCGTTGAACCAGTAGGCCGACCACGAACCGCCGACATACATGCGCTCGGCGCTCAGCGGTCCCCGGTCGAAATAGGCGATCTCGACCGGCTTCATCGGGTCGGTGAAGTCCATGACCGACACCCCGCCCTGGTACCAGGACTGGACCATCAGATCGCGGCCCGGGACCGGGATGATGTTGCCGTTGTGGGCGACGCAGTTCTCGGTCGCGCCTTGCGCCGACGGCAGCTTGTGGAAGCTGCGCGCGGTCAGGGTGCGGTCGGCTATCGTAGCGATCATGTTGGCGCCCCAGGTCGCGGGGTCCTCGGCGCGGCAGCGCGGCGAGGTGCCGCCGCCCCACTCGTCGGTGAAGACGACCTTGTCGCCCGCATTGTTGAAGGTCGCCGAGTGCCAGTAGGCCATGTCCGGATCGAAGATGTCCGACGTCCGGCGCGGCTCTTCCGGATTGGTGATGTCCAGGAGGATGCCGTTGCCGCTGCAGGCGCCGCCGGCCAGGCCGATGGCCGGATAGACGGTGATGTCGTGGCACTGGTTGGTCTGGGCCGTGTCCTGGCTGGCCAGGCCGGCGCGGCCGCCGCGCCACAGCCCGGCGACCCGGCCCGTCGTCGCGTCGGCGAAGATGCGCGGACGGTTGACCAGTTCGGCGCGCTCGGGGTGATCCAGCGGCACCTTGATCACGTCGATGGAGAACAGGGCCGTCTCGGGGTTCTCGTCCGGCTCGCCGTCGGTGCAGATGTCCAGTTCGCCGGTCTTGCGCACGCTCGATGTGCCTTGACCGTAGATGTAGAGGACGTTTCGGTCAGACGGGTCCGGCACCTGGGTGTGGGTGTGCGACCCCCGGCAGGTCTGGACGGCGGCGATCTGGCGCGGATTCGACAGGTCGGAGATGTCGAAGATGCGCACGCCGCGGAAGCGCTCGGCGCTGACGTCGCCCTCGTTGCCGCCCGTGCCGCAATCGATGCGGCCACGGTTTTCCTCGACCGACATGAACAGCAGGTTCCCGTGCACCGAGACGTCGCCCTGGCCGCCGGGACAGACCACCGACATCACCAGCCGGGGCGTCTCGCCGGTGATGTCATAGGCGTTGAAGCCGTTGAAGTTGCCGACGAACAGCTTGCCGTCGGACACGGCCATGTCTGAGTTGGCCATGCCCAGGGCGCTGAAGCTGCGGTTGCCCTCGGCCGCGGCGCGCATCGCGGCGCGCTCTTCGTCGGTCTTGGGCGGCGAGAACATGGTCTCGGAGGTGCCGAAGCCGGGCGCATGGGGCGTGTGGCTTTGCAGGGCCATGCCGACGGCCGCCTGTCCGGCGTTGTCGTAACCGGCCGACAGGCCCGAGCGCGCATCGGCGGTGATCACCTGGGTGTCGCCGGGGCCCGAGGACTGCTGCGCCGAAGCCGCAGTCGCGCCAAGCAGCACGCCCAGTACGGCGACGGAGGACAGGAGTGTGTTTCGCACGTTCATGATCGGCTCTCTCAGGTCAGCGGTTCGTGGATGTCGGGGTCAGTGGTCGGACAGAAGAGACCGCATGCGCAGGATTTCCGCCTGCTGATCGGCGACCACCGAGGTGGTGAAGTCCGACAGCATCGTGTCCTCGGCCGCGTCGGGCGTCTCCATCAGGGCCGCGACCATGTCGAGCGCGCCCTGGTGATGCTGGATCATGCCGGTCAGGAACAGGCGGTCGAACTCCGCGCCGCTCGCCGCCGCCAGCGTCCGCATCTGGCGCGGCGTCAGCATCCCGGCCATCACCGGCGTGTCGTCGGGGCGGGTCGCCGGCTCCCCATGTCCCATGGCCGAATGATTCATCGTCGAGTGGTCCATGCCGGCGTGACCCATCGCGGCGTGGTCCATCTGCATCTCGGTCGACTGGCCGCGCTCTTCCAGCCAGGTCCGCATGATCGCCATCTCGGCCTCCTGGCTCAGAGCAATGCGGCGCCCCAGAAGTTTCACCCGCTGGTCGGATCCGCGCGTCTCCAGCAGGCCGACCATCTCCACCGCCTGGGCGTGATGGACGATCATATGCTGCATGAAGCGAACGTCAGCCTGGGTGAAACGGGTGCGGCCGAGTTCCAGAGCCTGGGCCGGCGTAACGATCCGCGACGGCTGGCCCGGCGCGCCGGGCTGAAAAATCGGGGGAGAAGAGGGCGTCTGGGCCGCGGTCTGTCCGGCGATCAGGCCGATCGTCAGGACTAGGGAAATGCCGACCTCGAACCGCACGCCTGATGACTCCCGTCGCGGCGCTATCCAGCCACAGTCCAGACTAGGCCTTCCCGACGCTCTTGGGCAAGGCGTCAGACCATACGTCGATCCCGCCCTTGCAAAAGTGGACACCAGTGTCCACTTAGCGATCCACGATGACCCGCCCCATGCGAAAAGACGCCGCCGATCGACGCTCCGCCCTCCTGCGCGCGGCCGCCGTCGTCTTTGCCGAGGAAGGCATCGACACGCCGCTGGACCGCATCGCCGAGCGCGCCGGCGTGGGTCGGGGGACCCTTTATCGCAACTTCGCCAACCGCACCGAGATCGCTTTGGCTGTCCTCCTGGACGAGGTGTCGATCCTGGGCGAGCGTTTCGCCGACTCCGACAACGACGAGGCTTTTCTCGACTTCCTGGCGGCCCTTTCGGACACACTGACGCGGAACACCGCGCTGGGCGGCGTCGTCCGGGCCGCCCCCTCGTCGGAGCTTCTCGACCCCCTGCGTCGGGCCCTGGTCAAGGCCGCGACCCCGGCGCTGAAGATTTCCCAGGCCGCCGACATCGTCCGCGACGACATCACACCCTCGGATGTCCGCATCCTCTCGGCCATGCTGGGCGCGGCCCTGCATAACGCCGCGCCGGCCGAGCGGAACGCCATCGCTCACCGAACGCTCACGCTTGTGATCGATTCCGTACAGAGCCGACCGTGAGCCGTCGCAACTTCGCCCTTCCCTGGTCCGAGTACGTCCAGACGCTGCAGCCGCATGAGCGGCCCATGCTGCCAGGCTCGCCCGCCACACCCGATCACAGCCTGCCCTATCGCCTTGCCTATGGCGCGGTCGGCATGCTGGTCACCGCGACCGGCGGGATCGGCGTGGCCATGATCACCGCCAACACCCAGCAGTTGGGCGGCGCGCTCGGCGTCTCGATCACCGAGGCGGCCTGGTTGCCGGTCGTCTTCGTGATGACTAACGCCTGCATGAACCTGCTGCTGATCAAGTTCCGCCAGCAGTACGGGCTCAGGCTCTTCGCCCAGATATTCCTGACAGCCTATGTCGTGATCGCGCTCGGGGCCCTGTTCTTCGAGAGTTATTCGTCGTCCCTGATCCTGCGCGCCTTCGCCGGCATGGCCTCGGCGGCCCTGACCTCGCTCGGCTTCCTCTACACGATCCAGGCCTTTCCCGCCGCGCACAGGCTCAAGGGTCTGATACTCGCCATCGGCGCATCCAGCCTCGCCCTTCCGGCCGTGCGGCTGTTCTCCAACCACCTGGTCGAACTGTCGGAGTGGCGCGGTTTCCACGCCATGGAGTTGGGCCTCAGCCTGCTGTCCCTCGCCGCCGTCTTCGCCCTGCGCCTGCCGCCCTCGGAGAAGATGAAGGTCTTCGACCCGCTGGACTTCGTCACCTTCGCCCTGTTCGCGCCCGGGATGGCCCTGCTCTGCGCCGTCCTCGGCCTCGGCCGCATCGTCTGGTGGACAGAGGCGGCCTGGATCGGCTGGGCGTTGATCGGCTCGATCATCCTCCTCAGCGCGGCCTTTCTGGTCGAGTACAATCGCAAGACCCCGCTCATCAATCTGGCCTGGCTCTCCGGCCCCGCCATCATCCGCCTCGCCCTCGCCATCGTCGGCGTCCGCATCGTTCTTTCGGAGCAGACCGCCGGCGCCGTGGGCCTGATGACCCAGCTGGGCGTGGGCCCCGACCAGATGCACGGCCTGTTCGCCCTGATCCTGATCGCCACCGCCGCCGGCTCCGTGATCAGCGCCTTCACCATGAACCCGGCCAAGCTGGACAAGCCGATCGCCATCGCGCTGGGCCTGATCGCCGTCGGCGCCTTCATCGACAGCCACGCGACCGTCCTGACCCGCCCGGCCCAGCTCTATCTCAGCCAGGCGATGCTCGCCTTCGCCGCCGCCTTCTTCATCGGCCCGGCCATGATGCAGGGCATCGTCCAGGTGCTGCAGAAGGGCGCCCAGAACTTGGTCAGCTTCATCGTCGTCTTCGGCATCGGCCAGAACGTCGGCGGCCTGCTGGGATCCGCCATCGTCGGCACGCTCGAAACCGTCCGCGAGAAATACCACTCCAGCCAGCTGTCCGAAGCCGTCACCCTCGGTGATCCGCAGGTCGTGCTGCGCCTGCAACAGCTCTCCGGCGCCTACGGCCGCGTGATCTCCGACCCCGCCCTGCGCACCGCCGAGGGCCAGGTCCTGCTGCAACAGCAGATCACGCAACAGGCCCACGTCCTCGCCTACAACGACGTCTTCCTCATCATGTCCGCCCTCGCCGCCCTCGGCTGCGTCTGGGTGACCTTCAACCATTTCCGCCCCCGCCTTCAGGCGCGGTTCGCCGGAGGCGACGCCGCCTCCGCGGCCGCCGCCGTCGAGTGAAAACCATGTCCGACACCACCGCCCCTGCTTCCGCCGCCCCGACCGCCCCCGCCGCTCCGCCGAAGAAGCGCGTCCTCTTCGCCGTGGTCCTCGTGACCGCCGCCGTGATCGGCGTCGCGCTGATCTTATGGGCCTGGCGCCTGCCGCCCTTCACATCGGGCGTCCAGCACACCGACAACGCCTACGTCCGGGGCCAGGTCACCGTCATCGCGCCCCAGGTCACCGGCTACGTCACCTCCGTCGCCGTGCAGGATTTCCAGACGGTCGAGCAGGGCGACCTGATCGCGACCATCGACGACCGTATCTATCGCCAGCGTCTGGAACAGGCGACCGCCGCCCTGCACGCGGCCGAGGCCCAGCTCGCCAACTCCGCCCAGTCGCAAAATTCGGCGCGCGGCTCGGTCGCCCAGACCGAAGCCGACATCGCCGGGGCCCAGGCCGCCGTCGCCAAGGCCCAGGCGGACTTCAACCGCTCCCAGACCCTGTTCCAGGGCGGCTGGGTCGCCCAGGCCCAGGTCGATGTCGCCCGCACCGCCCTGCGCGCCGCCCAGGCTCAGCTCGCCGCCTCCCGCGCCCAGGAGGGCATCGCCCAGACCGGCGTCACCTCCGCCGTGGTCAGCCGCGGCACGCTTGAGGCCAATGTCGAGGCCGCCCGCGCCGCCGTCCACTTGGCCGAGATCGACCTCGGCAACACCCGCATCACCGCCCCCCGCGACGGCCGCCTCGGCGAGATCAGCGTGCGCCAGGGCCAGCAGGTCGCGGTCGGGACCCAACTGGCCGCCCTCGTCCCCGACGCCCTGTGGGTCAACGCCAACTTCAAGGAGAGCCAGCTGACCGATATCCGTCCCGGCCAGCCGGCCGAGCTGTCGGTCGACGCCCTGGGCGGCCGGACACTGACCGGCCATGTCGAGCGCATCGCCCCGGCCACCGGCTCGGAGTTCAGCGTCATCCGCCCCGACAACGCCACGGGAAACTTCACCAAGGTCGCCCAGCGCGTCCCCGTCCGCATCCGCCTCGACCCGAACCAGCCGGGCCTCGACCGCCTCGCGCCGGGCATGTCCGTGGTGGCGCGTGTGGATACGGCAGCGGCCAGCTAGTCCTCGTCCTCGTACTTGAGCTTCTCCAGCAAATAGGCCACCGCCGCATCCTCCTGAGGCGAAGGCCTGTAAACCTCCTCGATCGTCCGCTCGCTCAGCCGCGCATAGCTCTCCGCCAGCCCCGCCAGGGCCTTCGCCTCGGCCCAGAGCCGCCCCTTCATCGCCCGCCCGGACGCCAGGATCGCCGCCTTGGCCAGCAATGCCGGATCACTGGCCTCGGGGTCGTCCACTGACGCCGGCGCGAACAGGTTCTTCAGCGCCCGCGACCCTACCGGATTCATTGACCGGTGCGCCGCCTCCTCCTCCTCGACCATCCGCGCATGGGCTCGCGCCCGCGCATCACCCATCGATTTCTTGGTGAAGCCGTCGCGGCAGGCGTAGCGATAGACCGACGAGGGCGCGATCTTCCACTTGGCTCCCAGGTCCTTGGCGGTCGCGCCGTTTTTGTACTCTTCGGCGATGATCGCCCAGGTCTCGGGCTTCAGACGGAAATGGGTGGCGGGGGCTTCGACATAGGCTCTGGTCATTCGGCCAGTCTGGGGGCGCCGCGAGGGTATGCGCGGATAAAGCCCTTAAATAATCCCGGACATTGATCCGTAAGGCGAAATGGAACGATCCGTTGATGGCGATAGGCCGGCTATCGGTGGAGGAGTGGTCGCGAGCGCGGACGACCGGCCGTCCACGAAGCCTTGAGGCCTGCTACTCCGCCCTGACCAGCACCCCGTCCACGGGCTGGACCACGCCGTTCGACACCACCTCTTCCGACCGGGTCAGTCGCCCGGTCGCGCCGTCGGCGGCGGTGACGACGATGGCGTCGCCGCTCTTGGTGAAGGTCAGAAGGCCGTCGGCCATGGTGCGCATCTTCACGCCGTCACTGCCGCCGCTGGTCAGGGCGGCCTCGATGTCGGCGCGGGTCAGGGCGCCCGGCACGATGTGGGCGCGCAGCAGGGCGGCGCTCTGGGCCTTGAGGGCGTCGCCCGCCAGCTCGGACCCCGCCGTACCCAGGGCCGCGTTGACCGGGGCGAACACCGTATAGGGTCCCTTGCCTTCCAGCACCTCGGACAGTCCGCTGCTGCGCGCCACGCTAGCCAGGGTGTCCAGGTCGCCCTCGTCGGCGATGGCGGCGGCCAGGGTCTCGTTCGACGGGGCGGCGGCGCTGCCGGCCGCTGCGCCTTCGGTCCGGTTGCAGCCGACCAGGCACAGGGCCATCACGGGCGCGAGCGCCCACAGGCGTTGGTTTCGCATCGTTCCCCTCACGTCAGAAGCTGGATGACGGCCTGCACCAGCTGAGTGGTGGGGTCGACCTGATAAACAT
Proteins encoded in this window:
- a CDS encoding DUF305 domain-containing protein, yielding MRFEVGISLVLTIGLIAGQTAAQTPSSPPIFQPGAPGQPSRIVTPAQALELGRTRFTQADVRFMQHMIVHHAQAVEMVGLLETRGSDQRVKLLGRRIALSQEAEMAIMRTWLEERGQSTEMQMDHAAMGHAGMDHSTMNHSAMGHGEPATRPDDTPVMAGMLTPRQMRTLAAASGAEFDRLFLTGMIQHHQGALDMVAALMETPDAAEDTMLSDFTTSVVADQQAEILRMRSLLSDH
- a CDS encoding TetR/AcrR family transcriptional regulator → MRKDAADRRSALLRAAAVVFAEEGIDTPLDRIAERAGVGRGTLYRNFANRTEIALAVLLDEVSILGERFADSDNDEAFLDFLAALSDTLTRNTALGGVVRAAPSSELLDPLRRALVKAATPALKISQAADIVRDDITPSDVRILSAMLGAALHNAAPAERNAIAHRTLTLVIDSVQSRP
- a CDS encoding MFS transporter — its product is MSRRNFALPWSEYVQTLQPHERPMLPGSPATPDHSLPYRLAYGAVGMLVTATGGIGVAMITANTQQLGGALGVSITEAAWLPVVFVMTNACMNLLLIKFRQQYGLRLFAQIFLTAYVVIALGALFFESYSSSLILRAFAGMASAALTSLGFLYTIQAFPAAHRLKGLILAIGASSLALPAVRLFSNHLVELSEWRGFHAMELGLSLLSLAAVFALRLPPSEKMKVFDPLDFVTFALFAPGMALLCAVLGLGRIVWWTEAAWIGWALIGSIILLSAAFLVEYNRKTPLINLAWLSGPAIIRLALAIVGVRIVLSEQTAGAVGLMTQLGVGPDQMHGLFALILIATAAGSVISAFTMNPAKLDKPIAIALGLIAVGAFIDSHATVLTRPAQLYLSQAMLAFAAAFFIGPAMMQGIVQVLQKGAQNLVSFIVVFGIGQNVGGLLGSAIVGTLETVREKYHSSQLSEAVTLGDPQVVLRLQQLSGAYGRVISDPALRTAEGQVLLQQQITQQAHVLAYNDVFLIMSALAALGCVWVTFNHFRPRLQARFAGGDAASAAAAVE
- a CDS encoding HlyD family secretion protein, yielding MSDTTAPASAAPTAPAAPPKKRVLFAVVLVTAAVIGVALILWAWRLPPFTSGVQHTDNAYVRGQVTVIAPQVTGYVTSVAVQDFQTVEQGDLIATIDDRIYRQRLEQATAALHAAEAQLANSAQSQNSARGSVAQTEADIAGAQAAVAKAQADFNRSQTLFQGGWVAQAQVDVARTALRAAQAQLAASRAQEGIAQTGVTSAVVSRGTLEANVEAARAAVHLAEIDLGNTRITAPRDGRLGEISVRQGQQVAVGTQLAALVPDALWVNANFKESQLTDIRPGQPAELSVDALGGRTLTGHVERIAPATGSEFSVIRPDNATGNFTKVAQRVPVRIRLDPNQPGLDRLAPGMSVVARVDTAAAS
- a CDS encoding fasciclin domain-containing protein, with the protein product MRNQRLWALAPVMALCLVGCNRTEGAAAGSAAAPSNETLAAAIADEGDLDTLASVARSSGLSEVLEGKGPYTVFAPVNAALGTAGSELAGDALKAQSAALLRAHIVPGALTRADIEAALTSGGSDGVKMRTMADGLLTFTKSGDAIVVTAADGATGRLTRSEEVVSNGVVQPVDGVLVRAE